One window of the Spirochaetia bacterium 38H-sp genome contains the following:
- the mnmA gene encoding tRNA 2-thiouridine(34) synthase MnmA, with protein MQDSRNPSKIVVAMSGGIDSSAVACMLKEKGMEVIGLTFIRIDAPSEVDAEGLSDEAKAAKQVADQLGIQHIVLNLHDLYSDKVLSRAWQEYSTGRTPNPCVLCNRNLKFGFLVKYATENLGADGLATGHYAKLSVSDSSEVFLRRGEDTTKDQTYFLAQTKKEDLARAYFPLGSMIKKDVREYAKKMRLATADRKESQDVCFNTTGLRFGSFLESFFDKKTVPGDIVDEEGNVLGRHEGIHTFTVGQRRGIGIASGKPIYVKAVDADTNRVIVTDNPDRLLSRTVVAEELNWLMPPEKLPERVTAKIRYAHKPSPATVEHTGNSIKLVFDEPQRAITPGQLLVVYDSDRVAVSGFISHTE; from the coding sequence ATGCAGGACAGCAGAAATCCCTCAAAAATAGTAGTCGCAATGAGCGGCGGTATAGACTCATCTGCCGTTGCCTGCATGCTCAAAGAAAAGGGCATGGAGGTGATAGGGCTTACTTTTATACGCATAGATGCTCCCAGCGAGGTGGATGCAGAAGGACTCAGTGACGAGGCAAAAGCTGCAAAACAAGTAGCAGACCAACTTGGCATACAGCACATAGTCCTCAACCTGCACGACCTATACTCAGACAAGGTACTATCCCGTGCATGGCAAGAATACAGCACAGGACGCACTCCCAATCCCTGTGTTCTGTGCAACAGAAACCTCAAGTTTGGCTTTCTTGTAAAGTATGCAACAGAAAATCTAGGTGCAGACGGACTTGCTACCGGACACTATGCCAAGCTATCCGTATCTGACTCCAGCGAGGTTTTCCTGCGTAGAGGCGAGGATACCACAAAGGACCAGACATATTTTCTTGCACAGACAAAAAAAGAGGACCTTGCGCGTGCATACTTTCCGCTTGGCAGCATGATAAAGAAGGACGTAAGAGAATATGCAAAAAAAATGCGCCTAGCCACAGCAGACAGAAAAGAAAGCCAAGATGTATGTTTTAATACAACGGGGCTCAGGTTTGGCTCTTTTCTTGAAAGCTTCTTTGACAAGAAGACTGTACCGGGCGATATAGTGGATGAAGAGGGTAATGTGTTGGGTCGTCATGAGGGTATACACACATTTACCGTCGGTCAGCGCCGAGGAATAGGCATTGCTTCCGGAAAACCCATATATGTCAAGGCAGTGGATGCAGATACCAACCGCGTGATTGTTACGGACAATCCTGATAGGCTCCTTAGCAGAACAGTTGTTGCCGAGGAGCTCAACTGGCTCATGCCCCCGGAGAAATTGCCTGAGCGTGTTACAGCCAAGATACGCTATGCACATAAGCCATCACCTGCCACTGTTGAGCATACTGGAAACAGTATAAAGCTTGTTTTTGACGAGCCACAAAGGGCAATCACACCTGGACAGCTTCTTGTGGTATACGACAGTGACAGAGTAGCTGTAAGCGGTTTTATCTCTCATACCGAGTAA
- a CDS encoding nucleotide sugar dehydrogenase yields the protein MNKIGIIGLGYVGLPLAVEFARAGFFVLGFDKDINKVESINCGKSYIKHISSESIIAAKDRFTATNDFSKLSDVDYIIICVPTPLNEYGQPDLSYVLSAGETIAKYMKRGQTIVLESTTYPGTTDEDLKAVLEKSGLKAGIDFYLAFSPEREDPGNKVFTTKMIPKVIGGYTESCLSKVVEVYRQVFETVVPVSSTRVAEAAKLLENIYRAVNISLVNELKMLFDRMDIDIWEVIDAASTKPFGFHAFYPGPGVGGHCIPVDPFYLVWKAKEYDFNPRFINIAGEINISMPYYVVEKITEALNSVKKAINGSNILILGVAYKKDIDDLRESPAIAIVKRLLEKGACVDFHDPYVNELNIKSVNYYKRSKALTDKTLGEYDCVVIITDHSFYDPEVIYNNSNLIVDTRNMIKIKSQKVVKA from the coding sequence GTTCTTTGTACTTGGATTTGATAAAGATATAAACAAGGTAGAAAGTATTAATTGTGGTAAAAGCTATATAAAGCATATATCAAGTGAAAGTATAATTGCAGCAAAAGATAGGTTTACTGCTACCAATGATTTCTCGAAATTATCAGATGTGGATTACATAATTATCTGTGTTCCTACTCCTCTTAATGAGTATGGGCAACCTGATCTTAGTTATGTTCTTTCTGCTGGCGAAACCATAGCCAAATATATGAAGAGGGGTCAGACTATTGTACTGGAGTCTACTACCTATCCTGGAACCACGGACGAGGACTTAAAGGCTGTTCTTGAAAAATCAGGGTTAAAAGCTGGTATTGATTTTTATCTTGCTTTTTCTCCAGAGAGAGAAGACCCGGGTAATAAGGTATTTACTACTAAAATGATTCCTAAAGTAATAGGCGGATATACGGAATCTTGTCTTAGTAAGGTCGTAGAAGTGTATAGACAAGTTTTTGAAACTGTTGTTCCGGTTTCTTCTACGCGAGTGGCAGAGGCTGCAAAGCTATTGGAGAATATATATAGAGCTGTAAATATTTCTCTTGTTAACGAGCTTAAAATGCTCTTTGATAGAATGGATATAGATATCTGGGAGGTGATAGATGCTGCAAGTACCAAGCCTTTTGGTTTTCATGCTTTTTATCCTGGGCCTGGTGTAGGGGGGCATTGCATTCCCGTTGATCCGTTTTATCTTGTATGGAAAGCAAAGGAATATGATTTTAATCCAAGGTTTATAAATATTGCTGGCGAAATAAACATATCAATGCCTTACTATGTTGTTGAAAAGATAACTGAGGCTTTAAACAGTGTTAAAAAAGCAATAAATGGTTCTAATATTTTGATACTTGGAGTGGCATATAAAAAAGATATCGATGACTTAAGAGAATCTCCAGCGATAGCGATAGTTAAAAGACTTTTGGAAAAGGGGGCATGTGTTGATTTTCATGATCCTTATGTTAATGAACTCAATATAAAATCCGTTAATTATTATAAGAGATCAAAGGCCTTGACTGATAAAACACTTGGAGAATACGATTGTGTGGTTATTATAACAGATCATTCTTTTTATGATCCAGAAGTTATATACAATAATTCCAATCTCATAGTGGATACTAGAAATATGATCAAGATAAAGAGTCAGAAAGTGGTAAAGGCATGA
- the hflX gene encoding GTPase HflX — MYYTDKEKISCMIIGINQGRRNDTSSLSEISALVIELGYDISATLSYKVREPGKKLFLGTGQAEEIAAICLEKEPDVLIIDTDLSPAQQRNWENLTKIPVKDRTEIILDIFAIHARTRQASLQTEKARLEYQLPRLRRAWLHLGRQRGGRYGTRGEGETQLEMDRRSILARLARIKKELAELEKQDSTRRERRMDAGVIRAAIVGYTNAGKSALFKALTGTDKPSDDRPFVTLDTTTRIWFIEDWGKIVLSDTVGFIQNLPHTLVEAFKATLREVCQAHLLLEVIDSSDDNYLSHIQTTQQVLREIGAETIPRIRVYNKADKTENTMVFDSSDFPYTSVSAVKKTGLDELSALVTHTLEKHYSIETAFFSHPDIPDEKSLQSNINGTIIGKKYTKEGLVIKYINYT, encoded by the coding sequence ATGTACTACACAGATAAAGAAAAAATTTCCTGCATGATAATAGGAATAAACCAAGGGAGGAGGAATGATACCTCTTCCCTTTCTGAGATAAGTGCTCTTGTAATTGAGCTGGGATATGACATAAGCGCTACCCTATCTTACAAAGTAAGAGAACCTGGCAAAAAGCTATTTCTTGGAACAGGACAGGCAGAAGAAATTGCTGCAATCTGTCTTGAAAAAGAACCAGACGTACTTATAATAGACACAGACTTAAGCCCCGCCCAACAGAGAAACTGGGAGAATCTTACAAAAATACCCGTAAAAGACAGAACAGAGATAATACTTGATATATTTGCAATTCATGCACGAACAAGGCAAGCAAGTCTGCAGACAGAAAAGGCCAGACTGGAGTACCAGCTTCCGCGACTCAGGCGTGCTTGGCTGCACCTTGGACGGCAAAGAGGAGGCAGATATGGCACAAGGGGAGAAGGTGAGACTCAGCTTGAGATGGACAGACGCAGTATTCTTGCGAGGCTTGCAAGGATAAAAAAAGAGCTTGCAGAGCTAGAAAAGCAGGACAGTACAAGGCGAGAGCGCAGGATGGATGCAGGTGTGATAAGAGCAGCCATTGTAGGCTACACCAATGCAGGAAAAAGCGCCTTGTTTAAGGCTCTAACAGGTACGGATAAACCATCCGACGACAGACCCTTTGTAACCTTGGATACCACCACAAGGATATGGTTTATAGAAGATTGGGGCAAAATAGTTCTTAGCGATACAGTAGGTTTTATACAAAACCTGCCGCACACCCTTGTAGAAGCCTTTAAGGCAACTCTAAGGGAAGTATGTCAGGCACATCTCCTTTTGGAAGTGATAGACTCCTCCGATGATAACTATCTAAGCCACATACAAACAACACAGCAGGTTTTAAGAGAAATAGGAGCAGAGACAATACCTAGAATACGCGTATACAACAAAGCAGACAAAACAGAAAACACTATGGTCTTTGACAGCTCTGATTTCCCATACACATCCGTTTCTGCAGTCAAAAAAACAGGATTGGATGAACTATCAGCTTTGGTAACACATACTCTGGAAAAACATTATTCTATAGAAACTGCTTTTTTTTCCCATCCAGATATACCTGATGAAAAATCATTGCAAAGTAATATCAACGGCACAATCATAGGAAAAAAATATACAAAAGAAGGCCTTGTAATAAAATATATTAATTACACATAA
- a CDS encoding Wzz/FepE/Etk N-terminal domain-containing protein, with protein sequence MSKRDVMNSGSEEITFSDLVMVFIKNIRVFLSFSFLVILGALFYAIITPEVYTAKAIILNNQTSSNSSISKILSVANSGDIASLLSGTSVSSIYPVVLKSDSAALYVIDSLNLRNTDLLKNAKSVDEMIGVMTDNLKIGMGTSGEITISFSHKSPSLAADIVNTYIEALEVLTAKITSTPAKRKQIYLENKINTIREELDSAQKKLVTFQNNNNIWDADNQIKSIINEISRLTIEKEKVLLDHRANANFGIKEMTPVDRGHLLAIDATINKYKQELNRLGGMYLDYLDLYRMVKVKESVYNFLSTQYEQTKLEELDEVSVVSVLEYARVPDRRSWPKRKNIVLLGVLGGVFLGIFMVFLIDFIRRIKKEVAEKY encoded by the coding sequence ATGAGCAAAAGAGATGTGATGAATTCCGGTAGTGAGGAGATCACTTTTTCAGATCTTGTAATGGTTTTTATTAAAAATATTAGAGTATTTTTGAGTTTTTCTTTTTTAGTTATATTAGGAGCACTTTTCTATGCTATTATAACGCCAGAGGTTTATACTGCGAAGGCCATAATTTTGAATAATCAAACTAGTAGTAATAGTTCTATATCTAAAATTCTTTCTGTTGCTAATAGCGGAGATATTGCAAGTCTTCTTTCAGGGACTTCTGTATCCAGCATATATCCTGTTGTTCTCAAAAGTGATAGCGCTGCGTTGTATGTAATAGATAGTCTCAATTTAAGGAATACAGATTTATTAAAGAATGCCAAATCAGTTGATGAGATGATAGGAGTGATGACTGATAACTTAAAAATAGGTATGGGAACTTCTGGTGAAATAACTATTTCTTTTTCTCATAAGTCTCCTTCTTTGGCTGCTGATATAGTCAATACTTATATAGAGGCTTTAGAAGTACTGACAGCAAAAATTACATCGACACCTGCAAAGAGAAAGCAGATTTATCTCGAGAACAAGATAAATACCATAAGAGAAGAGTTGGATTCTGCTCAAAAGAAATTAGTAACTTTCCAGAATAATAATAATATTTGGGATGCTGATAATCAGATAAAGAGTATAATAAATGAGATATCCAGACTTACAATAGAAAAGGAAAAGGTCCTTCTTGATCATAGAGCTAATGCCAATTTTGGTATAAAGGAGATGACCCCTGTCGATAGGGGTCATCTCCTTGCGATTGATGCAACCATAAATAAATATAAGCAGGAATTAAACAGGCTTGGTGGGATGTATCTGGATTATCTGGATCTTTATAGAATGGTAAAGGTCAAAGAGTCTGTTTATAATTTTTTATCAACTCAGTATGAACAGACAAAGCTGGAAGAACTTGATGAGGTTTCTGTTGTTTCTGTTCTTGAATATGCCAGAGTGCCTGATAGGCGTAGCTGGCCCAAACGCAAAAATATAGTGTTACTTGGTGTTTTGGGCGGAGTTTTTCTTGGTATATTTATGGTTTTTTTAATTGATTTTATAAGGCGTATAAAGAAAGAAGTGGCTGAAAAATATTAA
- a CDS encoding homoserine dehydrogenase, with protein sequence MNKYKVALIGCGTVGGGVARLLTRDADILRERSGVDLELAYVADKNLEHARSLGLDERLFTDDYTVALSDPNVGLVIELVGGTTIAKKIIEDALRAGKHVVTANKALLAHHGRELLSLARKNGVSIAFEASCGGGIPIIRAIYDGLIANRIDAIYGIVNGTCNYILTKMIKEGTSYKDALAEAQQKGYAEADPFLDVSGTDSAHKLAIMTSMAFGVSVDFDSIPVKGIDELELLDVKYGEELGYVIKLLAVTHRQDNGLCMRVRPAFISVEHPLAWVSDSFNAVSVYGHSTGHTMYYGRGAGDMPTASAVVADIIAIANNTYPVLFNTLPLWQDKTQKATMVPLRENSARYYLRIMVEDRPGVMAKITSILGEHNISISSVLQKEVPEGSKTNHVPIIITTHTVKESDIEDSVKRMEGLDFVSGRPVWISIVDEYPENL encoded by the coding sequence ATGAATAAATACAAGGTTGCACTTATAGGTTGCGGGACTGTCGGCGGAGGTGTTGCAAGACTGCTTACGCGCGATGCTGATATTCTCAGAGAACGCTCAGGTGTGGATTTGGAGCTTGCTTATGTTGCAGATAAAAATCTAGAGCATGCGCGCTCTCTGGGACTGGATGAGAGGCTCTTTACAGATGATTATACGGTTGCACTTTCTGACCCCAATGTGGGACTTGTAATAGAGCTTGTAGGCGGAACCACTATTGCCAAGAAGATTATTGAGGACGCACTGCGTGCAGGCAAGCATGTTGTTACGGCCAATAAGGCACTGCTTGCACACCATGGACGGGAGTTGCTTTCTCTGGCAAGAAAGAACGGCGTGAGCATTGCTTTTGAAGCAAGCTGCGGCGGCGGGATTCCCATTATACGAGCGATTTATGACGGACTTATTGCTAACAGGATAGATGCAATATACGGGATTGTAAACGGTACATGCAATTATATTCTTACCAAGATGATAAAGGAGGGTACATCCTATAAGGATGCCCTTGCAGAGGCACAGCAAAAAGGCTACGCCGAGGCTGATCCGTTTTTGGACGTATCCGGTACGGATTCTGCTCACAAGCTTGCCATCATGACTTCTATGGCATTTGGAGTCAGCGTGGACTTTGACTCCATCCCTGTAAAAGGCATTGATGAGCTTGAGCTGCTTGATGTCAAATATGGAGAGGAGCTAGGCTATGTTATAAAGCTCCTTGCAGTAACACACAGACAGGACAACGGTCTCTGCATGAGGGTAAGGCCGGCTTTTATATCAGTGGAGCATCCTCTTGCATGGGTCTCTGATTCTTTTAATGCAGTTAGTGTTTACGGGCATTCTACCGGACACACTATGTACTATGGCCGCGGCGCAGGCGATATGCCTACCGCATCAGCTGTTGTTGCGGATATCATTGCCATTGCAAACAATACATATCCTGTGCTTTTTAACACACTTCCTCTATGGCAGGACAAGACACAGAAGGCTACAATGGTCCCGCTCAGAGAAAACAGCGCAAGGTACTATCTCCGCATAATGGTAGAGGACAGACCCGGAGTTATGGCAAAAATTACCAGCATCCTGGGAGAACACAATATAAGCATATCCAGCGTACTACAAAAAGAAGTGCCAGAAGGCAGCAAGACAAACCACGTACCAATAATCATAACAACCCATACGGTAAAAGAATCGGATATAGAAGACTCAGTAAAGAGAATGGAGGGTCTGGATTTTGTATCCGGCAGGCCAGTCTGGATAAGCATAGTGGATGAGTACCCTGAGAACTTGTAG